The Leptospira fletcheri genome includes a region encoding these proteins:
- a CDS encoding bactofilin family protein — protein sequence MALVKNSSEVTNSTIGENSYFSGKFFINGSLKIDGKFEGKSLQAEQLYIGISGKVKTNITAASVIVEGIVIGNITARNRVMLLPTSLILGDIRTPELIIQNGVTLEGRCMISSDLKHSNKERIELEYSKDSLSLEKLFGKQGAGAKEA from the coding sequence ATGGCACTTGTTAAGAACTCTTCCGAAGTAACCAATTCCACGATCGGCGAAAACTCTTATTTCAGCGGGAAATTCTTTATCAACGGATCTTTAAAGATCGACGGGAAGTTCGAAGGAAAATCCCTCCAAGCAGAGCAGCTGTACATCGGAATTTCCGGAAAAGTCAAAACGAATATCACTGCGGCCAGTGTCATCGTGGAAGGTATCGTAATCGGAAACATCACCGCAAGAAACCGGGTCATGCTTCTCCCCACCAGCCTGATTTTGGGGGACATCCGCACTCCGGAATTGATCATCCAAAACGGAGTGACTTTGGAAGGTCGTTGCATGATTTCCAGCGATCTGAAACATTCCAACAAGGAAAGGATCGAATTGGAATATTCCAAGGATTCTCTCAGCCTGGAAAAACTCTTCGGCAAACAAGGGGCCGGGGCCAAGGAAGCCTAA
- a CDS encoding PdxA family dehydrogenase gives MDRILITEGDPCGVGPEILTASLAKLKSLSKKFSVLLVHSGVFPPGKSWKEVSDLGQTSAPGLYSWKTAALAPEQSAGLKPGVPSEVSGRAAYSSLVEAIRIQKAMGGNLVTLPLSKEWVLKAGVKGFRGHTEILADQYGTRTYMLMAGREWSVLPLTTHVPLVEVPFYLKKIHLPSLISAIRAAAVPKGKPIAFLGLNPHAGEGGKIGKEEKEILEPMISSLQKAGLEVIGPLSADGAFAEPSRSRFSLFLACYHDQGLIPFKMWEGKHGVNLTLGLDFLRVSPDHGTAFDIAGKGKADPESFARCLDWVSGRLPKSSRSHK, from the coding sequence TTGGACCGCATTCTCATCACAGAAGGAGATCCTTGCGGGGTTGGGCCCGAAATTCTAACGGCCTCTCTGGCCAAATTAAAGTCCCTCTCTAAAAAATTTTCCGTTCTCTTGGTTCATTCCGGCGTCTTTCCTCCCGGAAAGTCCTGGAAGGAAGTCTCCGATCTCGGCCAAACCAGCGCTCCCGGATTGTATTCCTGGAAGACTGCCGCCTTAGCTCCCGAACAAAGCGCCGGACTGAAACCGGGTGTTCCATCGGAGGTGTCGGGAAGGGCGGCCTATTCCAGTTTGGTGGAGGCGATCCGAATCCAGAAGGCTATGGGCGGAAATCTGGTCACTCTACCTTTGAGTAAGGAATGGGTGCTTAAGGCCGGAGTTAAGGGTTTCCGAGGTCATACGGAAATCCTCGCGGATCAGTACGGTACCAGAACATACATGTTGATGGCCGGAAGGGAATGGAGCGTGTTGCCTTTGACGACTCACGTTCCGCTTGTGGAAGTCCCTTTCTACTTGAAAAAAATCCATCTTCCCAGTTTGATCTCCGCCATCCGCGCGGCTGCCGTTCCGAAAGGGAAGCCCATCGCGTTTTTAGGTTTGAATCCTCACGCGGGAGAAGGCGGTAAGATCGGAAAGGAAGAAAAGGAAATTCTGGAACCTATGATTTCTTCTCTACAAAAGGCGGGGCTAGAGGTGATCGGCCCTCTTTCCGCAGACGGCGCGTTTGCCGAACCTTCCCGGAGTCGATTTTCCCTTTTTTTGGCATGCTACCACGACCAAGGTTTGATTCCCTTTAAAATGTGGGAGGGGAAGCATGGAGTGAATCTGACTCTAGGGTTGGATTTTTTACGAGTCTCGCCGGATCACGGCACCGCTTTCGATATCGCCGGAAAAGGTAAGGCGGACCCGGAAAGTTTTGCCCGTTGTCTGGATTGGGTCTCCGGTAGGTTGCCTAAATCAAGTCGGAGTCACAAATGA